A window of the Phalacrocorax carbo chromosome 26, bPhaCar2.1, whole genome shotgun sequence genome harbors these coding sequences:
- the LOC135317492 gene encoding protein ELYS-like gives MRDLAAQVTSSLLQFPEVTIQALGEDELTRGSVLRGRFSRGRDGLAWLACGPQLEVVSAVTGERLSAHRFSGAREQPPTIRVVKEVSWQTGTGLLVGLREAEGSVLCLYDLGTSSVVTAVVLPGRVTAVEPITNPGGASARPWHLHRALQGFCGVAAVATDVGHLLVVDLGLDDLSCSQRENEPSALVVVTRIAAGVPLRREMVTGEGRHLCLQLQCPSGTAISTLCYISRSNQLAVGFSDGSLSLWNMKTLQWEHHCQLEGGRIPVCAVTFQEPEHDPRNCCYLWAVQSTQESEGDAVSLHLLQLAFADRRRSASGQAMYEGLASCVEKYSLDLTGGAFPLRGQGSKAKLLSCQAVEIFPNCIDREGSVDEVVSPDTSVSVFSWQVNTRGQGKPSTYLGVFDFDCWYEAQKPGSLRPEESLQDCPYFALWSLDAVTSTTAPNLLLDVVVQERSLSWRVPPSYPQPELCFHPSTYNFDGTCLLSSGVVHVTCSGFQKQLDAVLSAAAQTGSVGLLTGCIKLWTSKEQPSSAANLQFALDWTWSRVIYTQHEFDDICVALFDGSCSSTDPQRLQALQHRQLLLSNLSTVLNCFLTEAQELAGEGLTDLTNKLAVTSLAALYARVVLWFCGSRLLPEGSGDEMRFSRPFYNYPLIRSYYAGHRQQLERLSRGKWDSDCLMIDGMVSQLGDQVEEMWQREEGGTGKYPPPSLQALLELYLLEGVEESHKHAITIYLLLDITHPFPNKTEPSVDSFAAAFAIPSGLVKLIRGFWLLDHKDYDSSLALLLEPTATKPVSWQDVRILQSLMCQGEHRRALRYMQVMKLSASSCSEVRLFLTVLLSNRCMVEAWALLQEHTTQLKVEELLKDMYDICREMGLVEDFLRLPFTDSEQKCLEKFLRTHEILLVRHLQRANCTAAPQLNQAMNVHLMNDCAPRWRQRAVARNSLSAQHGKTLPRGQRQLAVERAKPYHLPSSGPREAARPKPISTVTKPANAGNVHPRAPFSSRVLAKVRELWVGNEQKPS, from the exons atgcgagacctcgcggctcaggtaacgagcagcctgctgcagtttcccgaggtgaccattcaggctcttggggaagatgagctcacccgagggtctgtgctgcgtgggcggttttccagag ggagagatgggctggcctggctggcgtgtggccctcagctggaggtcgtgagcgctgtgacgggagagcggctctctgcacaccgtttcagtggagcccgtgagcagcctcccaccatccgcgtggtgaaggaggtttcctggcagacgggaacggggctgctggttggcttgagagaagcagagggaagtgttctctgcctgtacgaccTTGGAACATCgagcgtggttacagcagtagttctgccaggaagg gtaactgctgtagagcccataactaaccccggaggagccagcgcgaggccttggcacctgcaccgggctctgcaagggttttgtggcgtggcagcggtggcgacagatgttggtcatctgcttgtggtggaccttggtttggatgatctctcttgcagtcagagggagaatgaaccatcgg CTCTAGTAGTTGTCACCAGAATTGCTGCTGGAGTTCCACTAAGAAGAGAAATGGTGACCGGGGAagggagacatctctgccttcagttacagtgtccttcaggaacagcaatatcgaccctgtgctacatcagcagaagcaaccagctcgccgtgggtttttccgacggctccctgtcactgtggaatatgaaaactctgcagtggga gcaccactgtcagcttgaaggaggaaggattcctgtctgcgccgttacttttcaagagcctgagcacGATCCTCGCAACTGCTGctacttgtgggctgttcagtcgacgcaagaaag tgaaggcgatgccgtgagtttacatctgttgcagttagcgTTCGCAGACAGGAGGCGCTCGGCTTCAGGACAAGCCATGTACGAG ggtttggcatcctgtgttgaaaagtacagtttggatctgacgggtggagcctttcccttgagagggcagggcagcaaggccaaactactcagctgtcaggctgtagaaatctttcccaactgcattgacagagaaggcagcgttgatgaag TCGTATCTCCTGACACCAGTGTCTCtgtcttcagctggcaagtgaacacacgcggccagggaaaaccatctacttatttgggtgtatttgactttgaCTGCTGGTATGAGGCTCAAAAgccaggctcactaag gccagaagaatcccttcaggactgcccctattttgcactgtggtcactggacgctgtgacaagcacgactgctccaaacctccttctggatgttgtggtgcaggagcgcagcctaagctggagagttcctccttcttacccacaacctgagctgtgttttcatccaagcacctataattttg atggcacgtgcctgctgagctctggagttgttcatgtgacgtgcagcggcttccagaag cagttagacgcggtcttgtcagctgctgcccagacaggttctgtagggcttctgactggctgcattaagctttggacatctaaag agcagccaagttctgctgctaatttacagtttgccCTTGACTGGACATGGAGCAGAGTGATCTATACACAACACGAATTTGATGACATAT gtgttgcgctgtttgacggctcctgcagctccactgacccgcagaggttacaggctctgcagcaccgccagttgcttttgagcaaccttagcacagtcttgaactgttttctaacagaggcacaagagctcgccggagaaggttt aacag acttgacaaataagctggcggtgaccagcctcgcagctttgtatgcacgagtggtcctctggttctgtgggtcccgcctcctgcccgagggctcag gtgatgagatgcgtttctctagacctttctacAATTATCCTCTGATTCGGAGCTACTACGCTGGTCATCGACAGCAGCTGGAGCGTTTATCAAG aggcaaatgggactctgactgcctgatgatcgatgggatggtttcccagttgGGAGACCAAGTTGAGGAGAtgtggcagagagaggaaggaggaactgggaaatacccacctcctagtttacag gcactgctggagctctatttgctagaaggcgttgaagaaagccacaaacatgcaatc acaatttacttgctgctagacatcaCGCATCCCTTtccgaacaaaacagaaccttccgtcgactccttcgcagctgcctttgccatcccttcggGCCTTGTTAAGCTTATTCGAGGTTTTTGGCTTCTAGACCACAAGGACTATGAT agctccctggccctgctgcttgaaccaactgcaaccaaacctgtgtcgtggcaaGACGTGCGAATTCTTCagtccctcatgtgccaaggagagcataggCGAGCCCTCAGATACATGCAGGTGATGAAGCTCTCGGCCTCCAGCTGTAGCGAAGtgcggcttttcctcactgtgctgttgtccaatag GTGCATGGTggaggcttgggctctgctgcaggagcacaccaCTCAGTTAAAGGtggaagagctattaaaagacatgtatgacatctgtcgggagatgggactagtggaagacttcctgaggctgcctttcacagactctgaacaa aagtgtttggagaaatttttacggactcatgagattcttttagtccggcacctgcagcgtgccaactgtacggcagccccacagctgaaccaggcgatgaacgttcatctcat